A region from the Solibacillus sp. FSL H8-0523 genome encodes:
- the argH gene encoding argininosuccinate lyase: MFFQDFRKQINEQEGTHFPSNSYRQMVLQPAYDEARKHFLDSMVQIHIAHLKMLEEQQLVTSKHAIQIGQAIEKLDLEYYKTHDYNPQFEDLFFRIENKLIELGGDISGNLHIGRSRNDMGIAIYRMTLRKKMLLLMQELLNLRSSLIAFAEEHVETIMIGYTHTQQAQPTTFAHYLKAVIDQLTRDYKRMQAAYATINRSSMGAAALTTTSFPISRERMQELLAFDDIIENAWDAVAGADYIAEAASVVQLAALNLGRTSQDFLLWATQEFNAFKLASPYVQVSSIMPQKRNPVSIEHTRSLLSSVVGDASTVLQMVHNTPFGDIVDTEDDMQPYLWRAVDKLVGIYKLFSSLIVTMDVNKENLLKRAQNSFANVTELADSLVRSEEISFRQSHKIVSLCVRELLAQNEESLSGLTWQLANEKCLEVTGKPLQINEIAFYQALQPEHFVNIRTLKGGPAPQTMRDSLIQSENESEVLEKWLNEKTKAILQAENQLETILKEWVSHD; encoded by the coding sequence ATGTTCTTTCAGGATTTCCGTAAGCAAATTAACGAACAAGAAGGCACTCATTTCCCATCAAATAGCTACCGTCAAATGGTCTTGCAGCCGGCCTATGATGAAGCACGTAAGCACTTTTTGGATTCTATGGTTCAAATTCATATTGCGCATTTAAAAATGCTCGAAGAACAACAGTTAGTAACGTCAAAACACGCGATACAGATTGGCCAGGCCATTGAAAAACTCGATTTAGAATATTATAAAACACACGATTATAACCCACAATTCGAGGATCTATTTTTCCGTATAGAAAATAAACTAATCGAGCTCGGTGGCGATATTTCAGGAAACCTACATATTGGTCGCAGCCGAAACGACATGGGCATTGCGATTTACCGGATGACCTTACGTAAAAAAATGCTACTGCTCATGCAGGAGTTGCTGAATTTACGCAGCTCACTCATCGCCTTTGCAGAGGAACATGTTGAAACAATTATGATTGGCTATACGCATACACAGCAAGCGCAGCCAACAACTTTCGCGCACTATTTAAAGGCCGTGATTGACCAATTGACACGTGACTATAAGCGTATGCAAGCTGCTTACGCGACCATTAACCGAAGCAGCATGGGTGCTGCTGCCCTTACAACAACCAGTTTCCCCATTAGCCGCGAGCGTATGCAAGAATTACTTGCTTTTGACGACATCATTGAAAATGCATGGGACGCTGTTGCTGGAGCCGATTATATCGCGGAAGCCGCAAGCGTTGTACAGCTTGCCGCGCTAAACTTAGGACGCACCTCACAGGACTTTTTACTGTGGGCTACACAAGAATTCAACGCCTTTAAATTAGCTAGCCCGTACGTTCAAGTAAGCTCGATTATGCCGCAAAAGCGCAATCCCGTATCGATTGAACATACACGTTCACTATTATCATCCGTCGTTGGAGACGCTTCTACTGTGCTTCAAATGGTGCACAATACTCCATTTGGCGACATTGTTGATACTGAGGACGACATGCAACCGTATTTATGGCGCGCGGTGGATAAGTTAGTCGGCATTTATAAATTATTTAGTAGCCTCATCGTCACAATGGACGTCAACAAAGAGAATTTATTAAAGCGCGCACAAAATAGCTTTGCCAACGTAACGGAGCTTGCCGATTCACTTGTACGCTCGGAAGAAATCTCATTCCGCCAATCGCATAAAATCGTTAGCCTGTGCGTACGCGAGCTCTTGGCACAAAATGAAGAATCTCTATCTGGTCTCACGTGGCAGCTCGCAAACGAGAAATGTTTAGAAGTAACGGGTAAGCCCTTACAAATTAACGAAATTGCTTTTTACCAAGCGTTACAGCCGGAGCACTTCGTCAATATCCGTACATTAAAAGGTGGGCCTGCCCCACAAACAATGCGTGATTCATTAATACAATCCGAAAATGAATCCGAAGTACTTGAAAAGTGGCTAAACGAAAAAACGAAAGCCATTTTACAGGCCGAAAATCAGCTCGAAACTATTTTAAAGGAGTGGGTTAGCCATGACTAA
- a CDS encoding DMT family transporter gives MKHNWIYPLMIVIASSSYGILSTIVKVAMQHGFTSAEAITSQYLFGFFLALILFIVTQRTLPKVSKSGAFMLIFAGTLTAITGMVYGQSLNYLPASLAVVMLFQFTWIGLLIDCIIKKRFPSRIEFISLALLFGGTIFAAGILDVDLSQIPWQGWALGFAAAFSFAAFLQVNSYPVKGITTIGRTFILSIVSLAVVSVFLSPEILWNGQLTAGLWKFGLALGLFGIILPILLFSIAAPKVGGGLVSILSAMELPVAITVSVIVLKESLTILQICGILLVLIGMTLPPYFASKKLKI, from the coding sequence ATGAAACATAACTGGATTTACCCGCTGATGATTGTCATCGCTTCAAGTAGCTATGGGATTTTATCAACCATTGTAAAAGTCGCAATGCAGCACGGCTTCACATCAGCCGAAGCGATTACAAGCCAATATCTTTTTGGCTTCTTTTTAGCGTTAATTTTATTTATCGTAACGCAGCGTACTTTACCAAAAGTATCGAAGTCAGGAGCGTTTATGCTGATTTTCGCCGGTACGCTTACTGCAATTACAGGTATGGTTTACGGACAAAGTTTAAATTACTTACCTGCATCACTTGCCGTTGTCATGTTATTCCAATTTACATGGATTGGCCTTTTAATTGATTGCATCATAAAGAAACGATTCCCGAGCCGTATTGAATTCATTTCTTTAGCCCTTTTATTTGGCGGAACGATTTTCGCGGCAGGTATTTTAGACGTCGACCTTTCTCAAATCCCATGGCAAGGTTGGGCACTTGGCTTTGCTGCAGCATTTAGCTTTGCGGCGTTCTTACAAGTAAACTCATACCCTGTTAAAGGGATCACAACCATTGGACGCACATTTATTTTATCAATTGTGTCACTCGCTGTTGTTTCTGTCTTTTTATCACCAGAAATCTTATGGAATGGGCAATTAACAGCTGGCCTTTGGAAATTTGGTTTAGCACTGGGGTTATTCGGAATTATTTTACCGATTCTATTATTTTCTATTGCCGCGCCAAAAGTTGGCGGTGGACTTGTATCGATTTTAAGTGCAATGGAGCTGCCCGTAGCCATTACGGTTTCTGTTATCGTACTAAAAGAAAGCTTAACAATCCTTCAAATTTGTGGGATCCTACTCGTTTTAATCGGTATGACGCTCCCACCATATTTTGCTTCAAAAAAATTAAAAATCTAA
- a CDS encoding GNAT family N-acetyltransferase, whose amino-acid sequence MTISIRQATPQDAKKVAPLIYDAIGDIANNLTGEQELPRILASLEQFVTEKTNRHSYLNTFVAVQNEEVLGIVVLYDGKQGDILDRQLEKQLASQNIHVTLDIEAHDDEYYIDTICVAKNARGLGIGTKLLQFAESHGRELGYKKISLNVELEKLDARRLYERTGYVVTEGWTIINEPFHHMVKPL is encoded by the coding sequence ATGACAATTTCCATTCGACAAGCAACACCACAGGATGCAAAAAAGGTGGCTCCTCTAATTTATGATGCCATCGGGGACATTGCAAATAATTTGACCGGAGAGCAAGAATTACCAAGGATTCTCGCTTCTTTAGAACAATTTGTAACCGAGAAAACAAACCGACATAGCTACTTAAATACGTTTGTCGCCGTACAAAACGAGGAAGTTTTAGGTATTGTCGTACTATATGATGGTAAACAAGGTGACATCCTTGATCGTCAGCTCGAAAAGCAATTGGCTTCACAAAATATTCATGTCACATTAGATATTGAAGCGCATGATGACGAATATTATATTGATACAATTTGTGTAGCAAAAAATGCACGCGGTTTAGGTATCGGCACAAAGCTCTTACAATTTGCTGAAAGCCATGGACGCGAACTAGGTTACAAAAAAATCTCATTAAATGTCGAACTAGAAAAGCTCGATGCCCGCCGACTATACGAGCGTACTGGCTACGTCGTAACAGAAGGCTGGACCATTATTAACGAACCGTTTCATCATATGGTGAAACCGCTCTAA
- a CDS encoding carbohydrate kinase yields MSQLDKEFVLIYGDAFVDYIANDQTNTSFTKFLGGATINVAAGISRIGAPSALITITGDDETSQFCREEIASEGVNMDFSIFDPAKRVSGVYVHLTENCEREFKDYVDETPNLQVTPEQLQEEAFKHASIFNVCSGTMFEPTALKTTQRAVEMAKDKGAIIAIDANIRPLRWESEEICRETIGSFFEDADILKLTDEELFFLTETTTIEEGLSKLDELLVPIILVTVGGDGAYAVLNGEVTHVPVKRIVPVDTTGAGDAFMAGVLRYVHFNGLPTVTEDLVECVAFGNKLGALAATKAGALTALPSYEEIKHLIK; encoded by the coding sequence ATGAGCCAGTTAGACAAAGAATTTGTTCTCATCTATGGGGATGCGTTCGTTGATTATATTGCAAATGACCAAACAAATACGTCATTTACGAAGTTTTTAGGTGGAGCAACGATTAACGTTGCAGCAGGGATTAGTCGAATTGGCGCGCCTTCAGCGTTAATTACGATTACGGGTGATGATGAAACGTCACAGTTTTGTCGCGAGGAAATCGCCAGTGAAGGCGTAAATATGGATTTTTCCATTTTTGATCCAGCAAAACGTGTAAGCGGTGTGTATGTGCATTTAACAGAAAACTGTGAGCGCGAATTTAAAGATTATGTTGATGAGACGCCGAATTTACAAGTAACACCAGAGCAATTACAAGAGGAAGCATTTAAGCACGCTTCAATCTTTAATGTTTGCTCAGGGACAATGTTTGAACCGACTGCGTTAAAAACAACGCAAAGAGCAGTAGAGATGGCCAAGGATAAAGGCGCAATTATCGCAATTGATGCCAACATTCGACCATTACGCTGGGAATCTGAAGAAATTTGTCGCGAAACAATTGGCTCATTTTTCGAAGATGCGGATATTTTAAAGCTAACGGATGAAGAGTTGTTTTTCTTAACAGAAACAACAACAATTGAAGAAGGCTTATCGAAGTTGGACGAGCTATTAGTGCCGATTATTTTAGTAACGGTTGGTGGCGACGGTGCCTATGCGGTATTAAATGGTGAAGTAACGCATGTACCTGTAAAACGTATTGTACCGGTTGATACAACGGGTGCTGGAGATGCATTTATGGCGGGCGTACTACGCTATGTACACTTTAACGGTTTACCGACAGTAACAGAAGATTTAGTAGAATGTGTAGCATTCGGTAACAAGCTCGGTGCACTTGCGGCGACAAAAGCAGGCGCATTAACGGCTTTACCAAGCTACGAAGAAATTAAGCATTTAATTAAATAA
- a CDS encoding helix-turn-helix transcriptional regulator: MNNFQFATIFTHKRKALNVTQEDIARYVGVSRAAVSKWEKGQSYPDISILPKLAAYFNVSIDDLLGYEPQMTEQRIFKTYAELAEKFSKYPYEEVDQEIQVLINEYYSCFPLLLKIALLYANYFNVATDKEKAVEKIQTLCTRVKEFSGDYKLVNEATMLEALSYILQGAPQKVLTLLGEDAKVQLGAEQLIAMAQTMLGNVEKAKEIHQVNQYQYLLGLLGNASELLMLEIGNPAYFEQIVTRVEAVTETFHIEKLNVNTALVFYLRTASGFAMQNRTDEALRYLERYVKICLHMEFPLRLKGDDYFYLLENWIKREVMLSSQTPRDDDSIKKSLYESVATNPMFESLKDNAAYKNLITNLQHHLRIGG, encoded by the coding sequence GTGAACAATTTTCAATTTGCAACGATTTTTACGCACAAGCGTAAAGCATTAAATGTCACGCAAGAGGACATTGCGCGCTATGTGGGGGTATCAAGAGCAGCGGTTTCGAAATGGGAAAAAGGTCAAAGCTATCCAGATATTTCGATCTTGCCGAAGCTTGCCGCATATTTTAATGTGTCGATTGATGATTTACTTGGCTATGAGCCCCAAATGACCGAACAACGTATCTTTAAAACGTATGCGGAACTAGCAGAGAAATTTTCGAAGTATCCGTATGAGGAAGTAGATCAAGAAATTCAAGTACTTATTAATGAGTATTATTCATGTTTTCCACTGCTACTTAAAATCGCGCTGCTGTATGCAAATTATTTTAACGTAGCAACAGACAAAGAAAAGGCTGTCGAGAAAATTCAGACGCTGTGCACACGAGTGAAGGAATTTAGTGGAGACTATAAGCTTGTAAATGAAGCTACGATGCTAGAGGCACTGAGCTATATTTTACAAGGTGCACCGCAAAAGGTATTAACACTACTTGGTGAGGATGCGAAAGTACAGCTTGGCGCGGAGCAGCTTATCGCGATGGCACAAACGATGCTTGGCAATGTGGAGAAGGCGAAGGAAATTCATCAGGTGAATCAATACCAATATTTACTGGGGTTACTCGGCAATGCGAGTGAGCTATTAATGCTCGAAATCGGAAACCCAGCATATTTTGAGCAAATCGTGACACGTGTCGAGGCAGTGACGGAGACGTTTCATATTGAAAAACTGAATGTGAATACGGCCTTGGTGTTTTATTTACGCACGGCGAGTGGCTTTGCGATGCAAAATCGTACAGATGAAGCGTTACGTTATTTAGAGCGTTACGTGAAAATTTGTCTGCACATGGAATTCCCGCTTCGACTTAAAGGCGACGATTACTTTTATTTACTTGAAAATTGGATAAAGCGCGAAGTCATGCTGAGCTCGCAAACACCACGAGACGATGATTCGATTAAAAAATCCCTTTATGAAAGCGTTGCGACGAATCCAATGTTTGAAAGCTTAAAAGACAATGCGGCTTATAAAAACCTAATAACAAATTTACAACATCATTTACGTATAGGAGGTTAA
- a CDS encoding PLD nuclease N-terminal domain-containing protein — translation MDQLANIPWALVAPLLVLQLVLALLAIVDIVRIHDTRGPKWMWVLISLFGSTLGPIAYFIIGRKSQ, via the coding sequence ATGGATCAGTTAGCGAATATTCCTTGGGCGTTAGTAGCCCCATTACTTGTTTTACAGCTTGTGTTAGCACTTTTGGCGATTGTTGATATTGTGCGCATTCACGACACGCGCGGACCAAAATGGATGTGGGTGCTTATTTCACTATTTGGGAGTACACTTGGACCGATTGCTTACTTCATTATCGGACGTAAAAGCCAATGA
- a CDS encoding ABC transporter ATP-binding protein — MRTIEVNQLTKQFAAKKVVDDVSFTLAPHTATALIGPNGAGKTTTLSMLAGLMAPTTGDIVMPGVKDVRTAIGFLPQYPQFYSWLTALEYMEMVANLSGVEKRTIKEKCKKMLSFVGLEQAMHKKTVTFSGGMKQRLGIAQALIHEPKLLLLDEPVSALDPVGRREVMNLLKEVQQRTTILYSTHILNDAEEMTDQLLFLREGRLVEQGSLAEVKAKFEAPRFKVTFATEIDALQFASQSELPAVSEGACAYVEIVDAQPTMHQLLNRLANSPFDVLKVARQTASLEEIFMKVAGDDAAI; from the coding sequence ATGAGGACGATTGAAGTTAATCAGTTAACCAAACAGTTTGCTGCAAAAAAGGTCGTGGATGATGTGTCGTTTACACTTGCACCACACACCGCAACGGCACTCATTGGACCAAATGGTGCGGGTAAGACGACAACGCTCTCGATGCTTGCAGGTTTAATGGCACCGACAACGGGTGATATTGTGATGCCGGGCGTAAAGGATGTACGCACAGCAATTGGCTTTTTACCACAGTACCCGCAGTTTTACTCGTGGTTAACGGCGCTTGAATATATGGAGATGGTCGCGAATTTAAGTGGCGTTGAAAAACGCACAATCAAAGAGAAGTGTAAAAAGATGCTGAGCTTTGTTGGCTTAGAACAAGCAATGCATAAAAAAACGGTTACTTTTTCAGGTGGGATGAAGCAGCGTTTAGGTATTGCACAGGCACTCATTCATGAACCGAAATTATTACTGTTAGACGAACCGGTATCGGCACTTGATCCAGTAGGGCGTCGTGAAGTGATGAACTTGTTAAAGGAAGTTCAACAGCGCACAACGATTCTCTATTCGACACACATTTTAAATGATGCCGAGGAAATGACCGACCAACTATTATTTTTACGTGAAGGTCGATTAGTGGAGCAAGGATCTCTGGCAGAAGTGAAGGCGAAATTTGAAGCACCACGTTTTAAGGTCACATTTGCTACGGAAATCGATGCTTTGCAGTTTGCAAGTCAGTCAGAGCTACCTGCCGTGAGCGAAGGGGCATGTGCTTACGTTGAAATCGTAGACGCACAGCCGACGATGCACCAGCTGCTGAACCGGTTAGCGAATTCACCATTTGACGTGTTAAAAGTAGCGCGTCAAACGGCGAGCTTAGAGGAAATCTTTATGAAGGTGGCGGGTGACGATGCAGCAATTTAA
- a CDS encoding ABC transporter permease subunit, with the protein MQQFNALLLKEWRDSWRSFKLIWIPLVFLLLGVSDPLMNYFMDDILQAVGNMPEGFEMIMPELKPVDLLAASTGQFQLIGIIVLIAAYIGTFSRERQNGTATLLYVRPISFRALFLSKWVVASIVAVISAVAGYAGSMYYTALLYGTVDWLKFFAMVGTYCVWLIFVMALTIAMSAAFQTAVAATITIVLIPFGLLIDQVIGGFWEISPWKLANYGLALVTDSVLMKHYWWTFGFVVVLMVASMMFGIVMSKHNSSKVKI; encoded by the coding sequence ATGCAGCAATTTAACGCATTACTGTTAAAGGAATGGCGCGATAGCTGGCGCAGCTTCAAGCTTATCTGGATTCCACTCGTATTTTTACTGCTAGGAGTAAGTGATCCGCTCATGAACTATTTCATGGATGATATTTTGCAGGCAGTTGGCAATATGCCAGAAGGATTCGAAATGATCATGCCCGAGCTAAAACCGGTAGATTTACTCGCTGCTTCTACGGGACAATTTCAATTGATTGGGATTATCGTGCTTATTGCGGCCTATATCGGAACGTTTAGTCGTGAGCGCCAAAATGGTACCGCTACACTTCTATATGTACGCCCCATTTCGTTTCGTGCGTTATTTTTAAGTAAATGGGTTGTTGCAAGCATTGTTGCGGTAATAAGCGCGGTGGCAGGGTATGCCGGGAGTATGTATTACACGGCGCTTCTCTATGGCACAGTGGACTGGCTGAAATTTTTTGCGATGGTTGGCACGTATTGTGTATGGTTAATCTTTGTAATGGCACTGACAATCGCGATGAGCGCGGCATTTCAAACTGCGGTAGCAGCGACGATTACCATTGTGCTCATACCTTTCGGACTGCTCATTGATCAGGTAATCGGAGGATTTTGGGAAATATCACCGTGGAAGCTAGCGAATTACGGGCTGGCGCTTGTTACCGATAGCGTACTCATGAAACATTATTGGTGGACGTTTGGGTTTGTTGTCGTGCTCATGGTTGCTAGTATGATGTTCGGTATTGTGATGAGTAAGCACAATAGCAGTAAAGTGAAAATTTAA
- a CDS encoding CBS domain-containing protein, producing the protein MRNSDRFLTAFNRIDHTMRDIIGTKDFMAFYRLVDQAKRKSPLVRKYEDDLRSYADLRNAIVHNRTSTEYVIAEPHTDVVERIEQIDQVLAKPKLVGQLFCKPVLTFETKDSLQQVLRAIDKQKYTQFPVYDERKQFQGLLTTVGITNWLATTMTGDKPDLPKDYPTLKDILHHEKNTENYRFISRSMTIYEAEEIFKTGVERGRRFEALLITEHGQADQKLIGIVTPIDIMKVD; encoded by the coding sequence ATGCGAAATTCAGATCGTTTTTTAACCGCATTTAATCGCATTGACCATACGATGCGTGACATCATTGGTACAAAGGATTTTATGGCGTTTTATCGTTTAGTGGATCAGGCGAAAAGGAAGAGTCCACTTGTCCGAAAATATGAGGATGATTTGCGTTCTTATGCAGATTTACGTAATGCCATTGTTCACAATCGAACATCAACGGAATATGTCATTGCGGAGCCGCATACGGACGTTGTTGAAAGAATCGAGCAGATTGATCAGGTGCTAGCGAAACCTAAGCTTGTTGGGCAATTATTTTGTAAGCCTGTCTTAACGTTTGAAACGAAGGATTCTCTGCAGCAGGTGTTAAGGGCAATTGATAAACAAAAGTATACGCAATTCCCTGTTTATGACGAGCGCAAGCAATTTCAAGGCCTGTTAACAACGGTAGGAATTACAAACTGGCTTGCTACGACAATGACGGGAGACAAGCCAGATTTACCTAAGGATTACCCAACATTAAAAGATATTTTACATCATGAAAAAAACACGGAAAATTACCGATTTATTAGTCGTTCTATGACGATCTATGAAGCGGAAGAAATTTTTAAAACCGGCGTAGAGCGCGGTCGTCGTTTTGAAGCACTTCTGATTACTGAGCATGGCCAAGCCGACCAGAAATTGATTGGGATTGTTACACCAATCGACATTATGAAGGTGGACTAG
- a CDS encoding DUF421 domain-containing protein, translating into MELNLAEMLIRSSCAFFAILLLARVIGKKQLSQLTFFHYVTGITFGSIAAEISAQVETPFLDGLVSLIWWTVLTLFVSYLSLKSKKARVLFDDKPMILIQNGVILNDKLKKARLHTDELAMLLREQSIFSFDEVLYAVFETNGQLSVLKKPLARTATKEDVHAAAPAPQYLPTELVSDGQIIIENLAELQLTEEWLTKKLSKKNIQSVESLYYVQILENGSLYISKKNASPPS; encoded by the coding sequence ATGGAATTAAACTTAGCTGAAATGTTAATCCGCTCAAGCTGTGCATTTTTTGCGATTCTTTTACTTGCACGCGTTATCGGAAAAAAACAATTAAGCCAGCTGACGTTCTTTCATTATGTTACTGGTATAACATTCGGCTCCATTGCCGCTGAAATTTCTGCTCAAGTCGAAACACCCTTTTTAGATGGACTGGTTTCACTTATCTGGTGGACAGTGTTGACACTATTCGTAAGTTATCTATCATTAAAATCAAAAAAAGCACGTGTTTTATTTGATGACAAACCTATGATCCTTATCCAAAATGGCGTTATTTTAAATGACAAATTAAAAAAAGCACGACTTCATACCGATGAACTTGCGATGTTACTACGCGAACAAAGTATTTTTTCATTTGATGAAGTGCTCTATGCCGTTTTTGAAACGAACGGCCAATTAAGCGTCTTAAAAAAACCACTCGCCCGCACAGCAACAAAAGAAGATGTCCACGCGGCTGCACCCGCTCCGCAGTATTTACCGACAGAGCTCGTATCGGACGGCCAAATCATTATAGAAAATTTAGCAGAGTTGCAGTTAACGGAGGAATGGCTCACTAAAAAGTTATCAAAGAAAAACATTCAATCTGTCGAATCATTATATTATGTACAAATTTTAGAAAACGGCTCACTTTATATTAGCAAGAAAAATGCTAGTCCACCTTCATAA
- a CDS encoding MFS transporter, whose protein sequence is MSTTTVKQSNPVYPIMVAIGVCHLINDTMQAVIPAMFPLLERDLGLTFTQLGMISFVLNMIASLLQPAVGFMTDKRPVPYALPFGMVSSFIGLSLLILSTEYWMILVSVIFLGLGSAVFHPEGSRVSFMAAGNKRGLAQSIYQVGGNSGQALAPLLSAFVILPFGMNGVAMVLVFTSIGIFLLTKIAAWYKRQLEAEKLSKVKKVLISSLPPLSKKQIGYALVVLLLIIFARSFYVTNMTSFYVFYLIEEYGISVERGQLFIFLFMALGVVGTFFGGPLSDKFGRKNIILLSVIVPIPFCLALPFVSLYVALLFLMIIGALIMISFTVTVVYAQELVPSKIGTMAGLTVGVAFGMGAIGSVVIGMVMDAMGIRFTMIAVSILTFLLFVAFFLPKDTVGKTT, encoded by the coding sequence ATGTCGACAACTACAGTAAAACAGTCCAATCCCGTCTATCCGATTATGGTCGCAATTGGTGTGTGTCACTTAATCAATGACACGATGCAGGCCGTCATTCCAGCAATGTTTCCGCTGCTTGAGCGTGATTTAGGGTTAACATTTACGCAGCTTGGGATGATTTCGTTCGTACTTAATATGATTGCGAGTTTACTACAGCCGGCTGTCGGATTTATGACTGATAAGCGTCCCGTGCCGTATGCGTTGCCGTTTGGAATGGTCAGCTCATTTATTGGGCTATCGCTGTTAATTTTATCTACCGAGTATTGGATGATTTTAGTATCGGTCATTTTTTTAGGGCTTGGCTCGGCGGTATTTCATCCGGAAGGCTCGCGCGTGTCGTTTATGGCGGCGGGCAATAAGCGTGGGTTAGCGCAGTCAATTTACCAAGTTGGCGGGAATTCGGGACAAGCATTAGCACCGTTACTAAGTGCGTTTGTTATTTTGCCTTTTGGGATGAATGGCGTGGCGATGGTGCTAGTCTTCACATCAATCGGTATTTTCTTATTAACGAAAATTGCCGCTTGGTATAAGCGTCAGCTAGAGGCGGAAAAATTGTCGAAAGTCAAAAAAGTACTCATTTCGTCATTGCCCCCGTTATCGAAAAAACAAATCGGCTATGCACTTGTTGTGCTGCTACTCATTATTTTTGCCCGTTCTTTTTATGTGACGAATATGACGAGCTTTTATGTGTTTTATTTAATAGAAGAGTACGGGATTTCAGTGGAGCGCGGACAGCTATTTATTTTTCTTTTTATGGCCTTAGGGGTAGTAGGGACCTTTTTTGGTGGACCACTATCAGATAAATTCGGACGGAAAAATATTATTCTACTATCGGTAATTGTGCCGATTCCGTTTTGCTTAGCGCTGCCATTTGTCTCGCTGTATGTCGCGCTACTGTTCCTCATGATCATAGGGGCACTTATAATGATTAGCTTTACGGTAACGGTTGTTTATGCGCAGGAATTAGTGCCTTCGAAAATTGGGACAATGGCGGGTTTAACGGTCGGTGTCGCTTTTGGAATGGGTGCGATTGGTTCTGTTGTTATTGGTATGGTAATGGATGCGATGGGCATTCGTTTCACGATGATTGCAGTGTCGATTTTGACATTCCTATTATTTGTCGCGTTTTTCTTGCCAAAGGATACGGTTGGAAAAACGACTTAA
- a CDS encoding universal stress protein produces the protein MKYVKGRLDESILVCVYYGKNGERLIRRGHKLATLLDCPLYVLTVDAKPLDAFDAEKSGYIEQWKQLTEELEVEEFIVKDNEKRPIHKVITEIAMDFNITQIIVGQSAQSRWEEITKGSFLNVLLKEVPFVDFHIVSVKRPSEDELIDVFEKGVRAYLVEEGEHFKVAFICPKVVSLEGIFFKEIGTDFDNGIFKFAYDAKMHEVNITEGLVTDPEKIPLACRPVNE, from the coding sequence ATGAAATACGTAAAAGGCCGCTTGGATGAAAGTATTTTAGTTTGTGTATATTACGGAAAAAATGGCGAGCGTTTAATTCGTCGTGGACACAAGCTAGCGACTTTACTAGATTGCCCACTCTACGTTTTAACGGTCGACGCCAAACCACTAGATGCATTTGATGCGGAAAAATCTGGCTACATTGAACAATGGAAACAGCTTACAGAAGAGCTAGAAGTAGAAGAGTTCATTGTAAAAGATAACGAAAAACGCCCGATTCATAAAGTCATTACAGAAATTGCGATGGACTTTAATATTACACAAATCATCGTAGGTCAAAGCGCACAAAGCCGCTGGGAAGAAATTACGAAAGGCTCATTCTTAAACGTTTTACTGAAAGAAGTGCCATTCGTAGATTTCCACATTGTATCGGTAAAACGTCCTTCTGAAGACGAGCTGATCGATGTTTTTGAAAAAGGGGTACGTGCTTACTTAGTCGAAGAAGGCGAGCACTTTAAAGTAGCGTTCATTTGTCCAAAAGTTGTCTCACTTGAAGGCATATTCTTTAAGGAAATCGGCACAGATTTTGATAATGGTATTTTCAAATTTGCCTATGATGCCAAAATGCATGAAGTGAATATTACGGAGGGCCTTGTAACAGATCCCGAAAAAATACCACTGGCATGTCGCCCAGTAAATGAGTAA